The region GAGGAATCCTGACCAGACCGCAAGCGATACCAGCTCGCCGATGGCCTGAGGCCCGAAAAGCACCCGCTGCCTCCCAACACTGGGCGCAAAGCCCGGATTGTTCTCATAGACCGGCAGCAGCTCGGTAAACTCCCTTACGATGTCGGCGGCGTTCTCAGTACCTGCCGTCTTGGCGGTGCGCTCAACCTGAAGCTCCCATTTCCGGTCCCAGTCTTTGAGCACGAGTACCAGCCTGGAATCGGTCAGTCGACGGTATGCCTCTTTGTCATTCGCTGTGGTCGTATAGTAGATCTCGGTAGAGCCTGAAGACCAGGATCCAGAAAAGTCGTATCGGCCGCGAGGTTTCAGGCTGTTCACGACCTCGGTACATAGCCTGGCCTTGGCATCGGGCGTCAGGCTCTCCAAGAATGGGTCGTAGCCCGATGAGTCATCAATCGCTTCTTCCACCGCGCCGAAGATGGGAGCGTAGTCCTTTTCTAGGGCTGAACGGCAGTTATCCTGAGCCCGGCTCAATACCCGCTTAAGCTGAGCGAGCGAGGTAATGTCGGCCAGGATGCCGAATGCTCCCACCCTTCGATCCTCCTGAACCTGAATGTCAAGCCGGGTCAGTTCCTCGTAGGTCGAGAGCGCAACCGCGGAGTTCCCCAGGCGGATAAGACTTGACTTCTCACGGTGGAACGAAAACTCAGCCGCGATGCCCTGCCTGCGGGCATAGTCGCGGCACGCCAGCAAAAGCTCACGGATTCGCTGTTCGAGCATAATCTACTCCTTCTCACCGGTCTGGACATTGGCAAAGCGCATCACCGGAATACCGTGGCCTAGCTCCATTATCTGATTGGGCTCGCCCTTGCCACAGTTCGGGACCTGCTGCAATTTCCAAGTGGAAAGGTTGCCAACCATGTCAAGCGATCGCCAAAACTCAAGCGTGTGGCCCTGGTAGGTCGGGTTCTTGTACACCTTGGTGAGCGTACCTTCTTTGACCTCCCAAGCGATTTCGGTCGCAAAGTGGAAATGTTCGCGGTTCGAGCCAATCGACCACGACACCGGCACGTCGAGGATTACGCCATTCTCAGTCCGGGAAACAATGTCCTCGAGCGTACCATCTTCACCTGGATCGATGTTGATATTGGTCATCCGGTCAAT is a window of candidate division WOR-3 bacterium DNA encoding:
- a CDS encoding metallopeptidase TldD-related protein; translated protein: MLEQRIRELLLACRDYARRQGIAAEFSFHREKSSLIRLGNSAVALSTYEELTRLDIQVQEDRRVGAFGILADITSLAQLKRVLSRAQDNCRSALEKDYAPIFGAVEEAIDDSSGYDPFLESLTPDAKARLCTEVVNSLKPRGRYDFSGSWSSGSTEIYYTTTANDKEAYRRLTDSRLVLVLKDWDRKWELQVERTAKTAGTENAADIVREFTELLPVYENNPGFAPSVGRQRVLFGPQAIGELVSLAVWSGFLGRWYEEKRAFTGAFRPGDRLFAETVTIADDPTHPDVFGMPFDLTGVRRRRFTMVEHGVFSGVMYDAATAAKYGKRRTGCDINNQDFVLETGSGPAGLEAGMKLARDALYIPHLHYIHMPDPTQGMFTGSSRFNAMRLEKSEFTRPLFSSRITDTIPSVFNHVVAISSRSVPVNTSSTYGRREPQAISVPEYLICDGVRISDAADSF